Proteins from a genomic interval of Streptococcus oralis:
- a CDS encoding metal ABC transporter permease, translated as MLSLLSYDFMQRAFLAVIAMSLFSPVLGTFLILRRQSLMSDTLSHVSLSGVAFGLVLGISPTISTIAIVLIAAVFLEYLRTVYKNFMEIGTAILMSTGLAVSLIVMSKGKSSSSMSLDQYLFGSIVTISQEQVIALFVIAAVVLLLTFLFLRPMYILTFDEDTAFVDGLPVRTMSILFNMVTGVAIALMIPAAGALLVSTIMVLPASIALRLGKNFKSVMLLASAIGFLGMVAGLYISYYAETPASASITIIFVAVFLLVSLLKRFIK; from the coding sequence ATGCTTAGTTTGTTATCTTATGACTTCATGCAGCGTGCCTTCTTGGCGGTCATTGCCATGAGTCTCTTTTCTCCAGTTCTTGGAACCTTCCTTATCTTGCGTCGTCAGAGTCTCATGAGTGATACACTCAGTCACGTCTCACTTTCAGGTGTAGCCTTTGGTCTGGTTCTGGGGATTTCTCCAACGATTTCAACCATTGCTATCGTCCTGATCGCTGCGGTCTTTCTAGAGTATCTCCGTACGGTTTACAAGAACTTTATGGAAATCGGAACTGCCATCCTCATGTCTACAGGGCTTGCAGTCTCCCTTATCGTGATGAGTAAGGGAAAAAGTTCGAGTTCCATGAGTTTGGACCAATATCTCTTTGGGTCTATTGTGACCATTAGTCAGGAGCAGGTCATTGCCCTCTTTGTTATTGCTGCGGTCGTTTTACTCTTGACTTTCTTGTTCTTGCGACCAATGTATATCCTGACTTTTGATGAGGATACGGCCTTTGTGGATGGCTTACCAGTTCGTACTATGTCTATCCTCTTTAACATGGTGACAGGGGTGGCCATTGCCCTTATGATTCCAGCTGCAGGAGCCCTTTTGGTGTCGACCATTATGGTCTTGCCAGCTAGTATTGCCCTTCGTCTGGGGAAAAACTTTAAATCCGTTATGTTGCTAGCTAGTGCTATTGGCTTTTTGGGAATGGTGGCAGGTCTCTATATTTCCTACTATGCGGAAACCCCTGCCAGCGCTAGTATTACCATTATCTTTGTAGCTGTCTTTTTGTTAGTCAGTCTACTGAAACGCTTTATCAAATAG
- a CDS encoding metal ABC transporter ATP-binding protein — translation MRYITVEDLSFYYDKEPVLEHINYSVDSGEFVTLTGENGAAKTTLIKASLGILQPRLGKVTISKTNTHGKKLRIAYLPQQIASFNAGFPSTVYEFVKSGRYPRKGWFRRLNAHDEEHIKASLDSVGMWEHRDKRIGSLSGGQKQRAVIARMFASDPDIFVLDEPTTGMDAGSKNEFYELMHHSAHHHGKAVLMITHDPEEVKDYADRNIHLVRNQDSPWRCFNVHESDQEVEHA, via the coding sequence ATGCGGTATATTACAGTAGAGGACTTGTCTTTCTATTATGACAAGGAACCTGTCCTCGAGCATATCAACTATAGTGTTGATAGTGGGGAGTTTGTCACCCTGACTGGTGAAAATGGGGCTGCCAAGACGACGCTTATCAAGGCGAGTCTGGGCATCTTGCAGCCGAGACTTGGCAAGGTAACCATCTCAAAGACAAACACTCATGGTAAAAAGCTTAGGATAGCTTATCTTCCTCAGCAGATTGCCAGTTTTAATGCTGGTTTTCCAAGTACAGTTTATGAATTTGTCAAGTCGGGTCGCTATCCGCGAAAGGGCTGGTTCCGTCGTTTGAATGCCCACGATGAGGAGCATATCAAGGCCAGTCTAGACTCAGTTGGTATGTGGGAACACCGTGATAAACGAATTGGCTCCCTCTCTGGTGGGCAAAAGCAACGGGCGGTTATTGCACGGATGTTTGCTTCTGACCCAGATATCTTTGTCTTGGATGAGCCGACGACAGGGATGGATGCTGGAAGCAAAAATGAATTTTACGAACTCATGCACCATAGTGCCCATCATCATGGCAAGGCTGTTTTGATGATTACCCATGACCCTGAGGAGGTCAAGGACTATGCGGATCGCAATATTCATCTAGTCCGTAACCAAGACTCGCCGTGGCGTTGTTTCAACGTTCACGAAAGCGACCAGGAGGTGGAACATGCTTAG
- the adcR gene encoding zinc-dependent transcriptional regulator AdcR, whose translation MRQLAQEIDNFLNEVILRSENQHEILIGHCTSDVALTNTQEHILMLLSEESLTNSELARRLNVSQAAVTKAIKSLVKEGMLETSRDPKDARVIFYQLTELARPVAEEHHHHHEHTLLAYEQVASQFTPNEQEVIQRFLTALVGEIK comes from the coding sequence ATGAGACAGCTTGCACAGGAAATCGATAACTTTTTAAACGAGGTGATCTTGAGATCTGAGAACCAGCATGAAATTCTAATTGGGCATTGCACGAGTGACGTAGCCTTGACCAACACTCAGGAACACATCCTCATGCTCTTGTCGGAAGAATCCTTAACCAACTCGGAGCTGGCCCGTCGCCTTAATGTCAGTCAGGCGGCAGTGACCAAGGCTATCAAGTCTTTGGTCAAAGAGGGCATGTTAGAGACATCGAGAGATCCAAAGGATGCGCGTGTGATTTTTTATCAACTGACAGAGCTGGCTCGACCAGTGGCAGAGGAACACCACCATCATCATGAACACACGCTCTTAGCCTATGAACAAGTGGCAAGTCAGTTTACTCCAAATGAACAAGAAGTTATCCAGCGGTTTTTAACTGCTTTAGTAGGAGAAATCAAATAA
- the nt5e gene encoding cell surface ecto-5'-nucleotidase Nt5e, whose translation MNKRSLLPVLSTALLAPAFLAGQVYAEEATTPAESSAVVATPATSATPAPVESPAVPETSATSEAVVPAEAPSAPAESPKSEEKDTVILHTNDVHGRIVEEKGVIGDAKLATVIEQERAKSNQTTLVVDAGDAFQGLPISNSTKGEARAEILNKMQYDAMAVGNHEFDFGLDEVKKYKEILKFPLLSSNTYVNGARLFEASTIVDKDKTVEGDEFVVIGVTTPETATKTHPKNVKGVTFTDPISEVNKVIEEVQAKARAEGKDYKHYVVLAHLGVDTTTPVEWRGSTLAEALSKNPRLKGKRVTVIDGHSHTVESTTYGDNVTYNQTGSYLHNVGKITYKSRQLLGNPTQIPAADAKKLPANPTVEKLVKDIKQKYDAKNAVEVVSNSPVELNGDRENVRVRETNLGNVVADSLYQYGQTGFSHPTDIAVTNGGGLRETIAKGKPITKGNVIAVLPFGNTISQIQVTGQQVLDMFEKSLGSILQVDKDGKKVLDENGQPLLEPSGGFLQVSGVKVYYDTNLPSGKRVLAIQVKNRTTGRYDLLDLAKTYYLATNDFLAAGGDGYTMLGGAREEGPSMDAAFEEYLKTADLTQYEKINPNSRTISVDSTIFSLPVETPQTNAAASDATTNVPLTYEVAGQFSKKAVVSEKALPNTGSEQSIFLLLMGMVAGLAGILSSRKPKLK comes from the coding sequence ATGAACAAACGTTCTTTGTTACCTGTCTTGTCGACAGCCCTGTTAGCTCCAGCCTTCTTAGCTGGACAAGTATACGCTGAAGAAGCAACAACACCTGCAGAAAGTTCAGCTGTTGTAGCGACTCCTGCTACGTCGGCGACTCCAGCTCCTGTTGAGAGCCCTGCGGTACCGGAAACTTCGGCAACATCAGAAGCAGTTGTACCTGCAGAAGCTCCGTCAGCTCCTGCTGAATCTCCTAAAAGCGAAGAAAAGGACACCGTTATCTTACACACCAATGATGTCCATGGTCGTATTGTAGAGGAAAAGGGAGTAATTGGTGATGCCAAGTTGGCGACTGTCATTGAGCAGGAACGCGCGAAATCAAATCAAACGACTCTCGTCGTAGATGCGGGAGACGCCTTCCAAGGTTTACCGATTTCCAACTCTACAAAGGGTGAAGCGCGTGCTGAAATTCTTAATAAGATGCAGTATGATGCCATGGCAGTAGGAAACCATGAGTTTGACTTTGGTCTTGATGAAGTTAAAAAATACAAGGAAATCTTGAAATTCCCATTACTTAGCTCCAATACTTATGTCAATGGAGCTCGTCTTTTTGAAGCTTCTACAATCGTTGATAAAGATAAGACTGTGGAAGGTGATGAGTTTGTTGTAATCGGCGTGACAACACCTGAAACAGCTACCAAAACTCACCCTAAAAATGTCAAAGGGGTAACTTTTACAGATCCAATCTCTGAAGTCAATAAGGTCATCGAAGAAGTTCAAGCCAAGGCTCGTGCAGAAGGTAAGGACTACAAACACTATGTTGTGCTGGCTCACTTGGGTGTGGATACCACAACCCCAGTCGAATGGCGTGGTTCAACTTTGGCAGAAGCCTTGTCTAAAAATCCTCGTTTGAAAGGGAAACGCGTAACAGTAATCGACGGTCACTCTCATACAGTAGAATCAACGACTTATGGAGACAATGTTACCTATAACCAGACAGGAAGCTACCTTCATAATGTAGGGAAAATCACCTACAAATCACGTCAGCTTTTGGGCAATCCAACTCAGATTCCGGCTGCTGATGCTAAAAAATTACCAGCTAATCCAACAGTTGAAAAACTAGTCAAAGACATTAAACAAAAATACGATGCTAAAAATGCTGTTGAAGTCGTTTCAAACAGCCCTGTAGAACTCAATGGAGATCGTGAAAACGTTCGGGTTCGTGAAACCAACCTCGGAAACGTTGTAGCAGATTCTCTCTATCAGTATGGTCAGACAGGATTTAGCCATCCGACTGACATCGCTGTGACAAATGGTGGTGGCTTGCGTGAAACTATTGCAAAAGGCAAACCGATTACGAAAGGCAATGTCATTGCGGTTCTTCCATTTGGAAATACCATCTCACAAATCCAAGTGACGGGGCAACAAGTATTGGATATGTTTGAAAAGTCACTCGGATCTATCTTGCAGGTCGATAAGGATGGCAAGAAGGTCTTGGATGAGAACGGCCAACCATTGTTAGAGCCAAGTGGTGGCTTCTTGCAAGTTTCGGGTGTGAAGGTCTACTATGATACCAACCTACCATCAGGTAAACGTGTCTTGGCTATTCAGGTTAAAAACCGCACAACTGGTCGTTATGATCTCCTAGACCTCGCAAAAACCTACTATCTTGCAACTAATGATTTTCTAGCTGCGGGTGGCGATGGCTACACTATGTTAGGTGGCGCGCGTGAAGAAGGCCCATCTATGGATGCAGCTTTTGAAGAATATTTGAAAACTGCTGATTTGACCCAGTATGAAAAGATCAATCCAAACTCGCGGACGATTTCTGTGGATTCTACAATCTTTAGTCTGCCGGTAGAAACGCCTCAAACGAATGCAGCTGCTAGCGATGCGACTACGAATGTGCCATTGACTTATGAGGTGGCAGGTCAATTTAGCAAGAAGGCAGTTGTCTCAGAAAAAGCTCTCCCAAATACAGGAAGTGAACAATCCATCTTCTTGCTCTTGATGGGAATGGTAGCTGGTCTGGCAGGTATCTTATCGAGCAGAAAACCAAAGCTAAAATAG